In a genomic window of Oncorhynchus masou masou isolate Uvic2021 chromosome 4, UVic_Omas_1.1, whole genome shotgun sequence:
- the LOC135521805 gene encoding zinc finger protein 271-like yields the protein MSSLNYSPAEEEEVCWTEKEALVKEEEGEEAITIQKQVEGKAVTVKKEEKVAFRVKEEEDVTVKEEDVTVKEEEYSIFGVEDEVKEDEEVFGMKDEEGEITVTLEEDKEERTGNLINTSKYRERQNYCVSSGEPQQHHDADRAEKSLSTSEHLKKHLRRSTRNRSHCCSDCGKCLKSSSELKIHLRNHTGEKPYCCSYCGKTFTLSTRLISHQRTHTREKPYSCDQCGKSFPQVRNLISHQRIHTGKKSYSCDECGKIFTCSSYLVVHQRTHTGEKPFSCNQCGKSFNRPSSLIYHQRTHTGEKPYSCAQCGKSFSISSVRTRHQREHTHRRKTS from the exons ATGAGCTCACTCAACTACTCTCCTGCTGAAGAagaggaggtctgctggacggagaaagaagctctcgtgaaagaggaggagggagaagaggctattacaatacaaaaacaagtagagggtAAGGCTGTTACCGTGAAAAAAGAAGAGAAAGTCGccttcagagtgaaagaggaggaagatgttACTGTGAAAGAAGAAGATGTTACTGTGAAAGAAGAGGAATATTCGATTTTTGGAGTGGAGGATGAAGTGAAAGAAGATGAAGAGGTTTTTGGAATGaaggatgaagagggggagattACTGTCACATTAGAGGAGGACAAAGAAGAAAGGACTGGAaatctgattaacaccagtaaataca gagagagacagaactactgtgtatcctctggggagcctcaacaacatcatgatgctgacagggcagagaagagtctctccacatCAGAACACCTCAAGAAACACCTGCGCAGATCCACAAGGAACAGATCTCACTGCTGTTCTGATTGTGGGAAATGTTTAAAGTCTTCATCAGAACTTAAAATACACCTGAGAAATCACACGGGAGAGAAACCTTACTGCTGCTCTTACTGTGGGAAGACTTTTACTCTGTCAACCCGcctgatatcacaccagagaacacacacaagagagaaaccttatagctgtgatcaatgtgggaagagttttccTCAGGTAAGAAAcctgatatcacaccagagaatacacacaggaaagAAATCGTATAGCTGTGATGAATGTGGGAAGATTTTTACTTGTTCTAGCTATCTTGttgtacaccagagaacacacaccggagagaaaccttttagctgtaaccaatgtgggaagagttttaatcGGCCAAGCAGCCTGATATaccaccagagaacacacacaggagagaaaccttatagctgtgctcaatgtgggaagagtttttctATATCTAGTGTGCGGACTAGACAccaaagagaacacacacacaggagaaaaacctcatag